A genome region from Arachis duranensis cultivar V14167 chromosome 8, aradu.V14167.gnm2.J7QH, whole genome shotgun sequence includes the following:
- the LOC107463385 gene encoding uncharacterized protein LOC107463385 yields MELECVKKMLEKGIERAAVVDGLPWKFIEHLCMNGLQIDLMEPGHVVCSMKITPRLLNSNNSFHGGAAALLVDMVGAAVIPSPMTSGVSVEINVSYFDAAYLHEEIEIDARLLRFGKAVAVVSVEFRKKKSGKIFAQGRHTKYLAVASKL; encoded by the exons ATGGAGTTAGAATGTGTGAAGAAGATGTTAGAGAAAGGAATCGAAAGAGCAGCAGTTGTAGATGGATTGCCATGGAAGTTCATAGAACATTTGTGTATGAATGGCCTCCAAATTGATCTCATGGAGCCTGGCCATGTGGTTTGTTCCATGAAGATAACGCCACGTTTACTC AATTCTAACAACTCTTTCCACGGTGGCGCCGCCGCTTTGCTGGTGGATATGGTGGGCGCAGCAGTAATTCCATCCCCCATGACTTCCGGAGTTTCTGTTGAGATCAATGTTTCATACTTTGATGCTGCCTATCTCCAT GAGGAGATTGAAATCGATGCAAGGCTTCTACGTTTTGGAAAGGCTGTAGCTGTTGTTAGTGTGGagtttagaaagaaaaagagtggCAAAATTTTTGCTCAAGGTCGACACACCAAATATCTTGCCGTTGCCAGTAAGTTATGA
- the LOC107463424 gene encoding mitochondrial import inner membrane translocase subunit TIM17-2, with amino-acid sequence MGTPETTREPCPDRILDDVGGAFGMGAVGGSGFHFIKGFFNSPKGSRLVGASQAVRLNAPRLGGSFAVWGGLFSTFDCTMVYVRQKEDPWNSVISGFATGGFLSMRQGPAAATRSAVFGGVLLALIEGAGIMLNKVFYAPQMPPLTEEPMMAGYPSGVGFPGQHGPQPSPPTASESEAKTSWFGGFFAGGKKEEPASVDGGSETKILESFDAPPVPNFEYK; translated from the coding sequence ATGGGAACCCCGGAGACAACACGCGAGCCCTGCCCTGATCGCATCCTCGACGACGTAGGCGGCGCTTTCGGCATGGGAGCCGTCGGAGGTTCCGGCTTTCACTTCATCAAGGGCTTCTTCAACTCTCCCAAGGGTTCACGCCTCGTCGGCGCGTCACAGGCAGTGCGTCTCAACGCGCCGAGACTGGGCGGAAGCTTTGCGGTTTGGGGTGGACTCTTCTCCACCTTCGACTGCACCATGGTCTATGTTCGTCAGAAGGAGGATCCATGGAACTCAGTCATATCTGGATTCGCTACCGGAGGATTTCTCTCCATGCGTCAGGGACCCGCCGCCGCCACGCGCTCTGCCGTGTTCGGTGGTGTCTTGCTGGCGCTTATTGAAGGAGCTGGGATCATGCTCAACAAGGTCTTCTATGCACCACAGATGCCGCCTCTCACGGAGGAGCCTATGATGGCCGGTTACCCTTCAGGCGTCGGATTTCCGGGTCAGCACGGTCCTCAGCCTTCTCCGCCGACGGCCTCGGAATCGGAGGCTAAAACTTCTTGGTTTGGTGGATTCTTCGCTGGAGGGAAGAAGGAGGAGCCGGCGTCTGTTGACGGCGGAAGCGAAACGAAGATTCTGGAGAGTTTTGATGCCCCACCGGTGCCGAATTTCGAGTACAagtga
- the LOC107463348 gene encoding putative pentatricopeptide repeat-containing protein At5g08490 — MLQHDFKKWGSMIRTLCVDSRHREALSLFHQCIKGYADFKPDHSVVASILKSCSALLALKLGTALHGYVVKQGHDACQVTNKALLNMYAKCGRLVECNKMFYQLSHRDSVIWNIVLSGFSGSMKYDLDVIRMFRTMHSNGAAMPNSVTAAILLPVCARLGDVDAGRSVHAYVIKSGFEADTLAGNALMSMYAKCGLVSHDAYAVFDDIGHKDVVSWNAMIAGLAENLLFEDAFTLFGSMVKGPTQPNYATIANILPVCALLAENVAYQYGRQIHSYVLQRAELSADVSVSNALISFYIRIGRMMEAESLFWAMDARDLVSWNAIIAGFTSNGEWLKALHLLSNLVSLEMLLPDSVTIVSILPLCAQLRNLQVGKQIHAYIFRHHYLFEDTTVGNALVSFYAKCGNTEKAYHTFNMIPRKDLISWNSILDAFGEKRHHSRFLSLLHSMLKLGIRPDSVTVLATIHFCASLLIVEKVKEIHNYSIKVGSLFGDTAPTIGNAILDAYAKCGNMDYANRMFQKLSEKRNLVSCNSMISGYVSLGSHHDANMIFSGMSETDLTTWNLMIRVYAENDCRDQALRLFYELQAQRMKPDEVTIMSILPVCTQMASAHLLTQCHGYIVRSCFEDLHLKGALLDAYAKCGIIGCANKLFRSSAVKDLVMFTAMIGGYAMHGLSEEALRIFSDMLKIGIKPDHVIFTCVLSACSHAGHVDEGLQIFYSMEKIHGMKPNAEQYACVVDLLARGGRVREAYSLITKMSIEANASLWGSLLGACKIHHEVELGRIVASHLFKIKADDIGNYIVLSNLYAADARWDGVMEVRKMMKNKDLKKPAGCSWIEVEKKHNIFVAGDCSHPQRSIIYSTLCTLDQQIKEPIEFLA, encoded by the coding sequence ATGCTTCAGCACGATTTCAAGAAATGGGGCTCCATGATCAGGACCTTATGTGTTGATTCCAGGCACAGGGAAGCCTTGTCCCTTTTCCATCAATGCATAAAGGGTTATGCAGATTTTAAACCCGATCACAGTGTTGTTGCTTCAATTCTCAAGTCTTGTTCTGCCCTATTGGCTCTCAAATTGGGCACAGCTCTTCATGGCTATGTTGTTAAGCAGGGCCATGATGCTTGCCAGGTCACTAACAAAGCATTGCTTAACATGTATGCAAAATGTGGCAGGCTTGTTGAATGTAATAAGATGTTTTATCAGCTCAGCCACCGTGATTCTGTCATTTGGAACATTGTTCTATCTGGGTTTTCGGGGTCCATGAAGTACGATTTGGATGTGATAAGGATGTTTCGGACAATGCACTCCAATGGGGCGGCTATGCCCAATTCGGTTACTGCTGCTATTCTTCTTCCTGTTTGTGCTCGTTTAGGGGATGTCGACGCTGGAAGGAGTGTGCATGCTTACGTGATCAAGTCTGGTTTTGAGGCGGACACTCTTGCTGGGAATGCTCTTATGTCAATGTATGCAAAGTGTGGACTGGTATCTCATGATGCATATGCTGTTTTTGATGACATTGGTCACAAAGATGTTGTTTCATGGAATGCAATGATTGCAGGTCTTGCTGAGAATCTCTTGTTTGAAGACGCATTTACATTGTTCGGTTCAATGGTGAAAGGGCCTACACAACCAAATTATGCCACTATAGCAAATATTCTGCCTGTTTGTGCGTTGCTTGCTGAGAACGTTGCATACCAGTATGGAAGGCAAATCCACTCTTATGTGCTGCAACGGGCTGAACTGTCAGCTGATGTTTCTGTGTCCAATGCTTTGATTAGCTTCTACATAAGAATTGGTCGGATGATGGAAGCGGAATCTTTATTTTGGGCAATGGATGCAAGGGACTTGGTCTCTTGGAATGCTATTATTGCAGGATTCACATCAAATGGTGAATGGTTAAAAGCATTGCATCTATTGAGTAATTTAGTATCTCTAGAGATGCTATTGCCTGATTCTGTGACTATTGTTAGCATACTTCCACTTTGTGCTCAATTGAGAAACTTGCAGGTAGGGAAACAGATCCATGCATATATCTTTAGACACCATTATCTTTTTGAAGATACTACTGTTGGGAatgctttagttagtttctatGCAAAATGTGGCAATACAGAAAAAGCATATCATACTTTCAATATGATTCCTaggaaagatttgatttcatGGAATTCTATTCTTGACGCCTTTGGAGAGAAGAGGCATCATTCAAGATTTCTCAGCTTGTTACATTCAATGCTTAAACTAGGAATTAGACCTGACTCAGTCACAGTATTGGCCACAATCcatttttgtgcttctctcttGATAGTAGAAAAGGTTAAAGAAATACACAATTATTCTATTAAGGTTGGATCTCTATTTGGTGACACTGCTCCCACAATTGGAAATGCAATACTTGATGCATATGCTAAATGTGGTAACATGGACTATGCTAACAGAATGTTTCAGAAACTATCAGAAAAAAGGAATCTGGTCTCGTGCAATTCGATGATTTCAGGTTATGTGAGTTTAGGATCACATCATGATGCAAATATGATTTTTAGTGGGATGTCTGAGACAGATCTTACCACCTGGAATCTTATGATCCGGGTATATGCCGAAAATGATTGTCGGGATCAAGCTCTCAGACTGTTCTACGAGTTACAAGCTCAAAGGATGAAGCCAGATGAGGTGACTATCATGAGCATCCTTCCAGTATGCACACAAATGGCATCGGCACACTTGCTAACACAATGTCACGGCTATATTGTTCGTTCTTGTTTTGAGGATCTTCACCTAAAAGGAGCCCTCTTAGATGCATATGCAAAATGTGGTATCATAGGTTGTGCAAATAAGCTATTTCGCTCAAGTGCTGTTAAGGATTTGGTTATGTTTACTGCTATGATTGGTGGGTATGCCATGCATGGTTTGAGTGAAGAAGCACTTAGAATTTTTTCTGATATGCTTAAAATAGGAATCAAGCCAGATCATGTTATCTTCACTTGTGTATTATCAGCTTGCAGTCATGCTGGCCATGTAGATGAAGGTCTGCAGATATTTTATTCGATGGAGAAAATCCATGGTATGAAACCAAATGCAGAACAGTATGCTTGTGTGGTGGATCTACTCGCTCGAGGTGGCCGAGTTAGGGAAGCATATTCTCTCATCACCAAGATGTCAATTGAAGCTAATGCCAGCCTTTGGGGGTCATTGCTTGGTGCCTGCAAAATCCATCATGAAGTCGAATTGGGGCGCATTGTAGCCAGCCATCTCTTCAAAATCAAAGCTGACGACATTGGAAACTATATTGTTTTATCGAATTTGTATGCAGCAGATGCTAGATGGGATGGGGTCATGGAGGTTagaaagatgatgaagaacaaagatttGAAAAAGCCAGCAGGATGCAGTTGGATTGAAGTTGAGAAGAAACATAACATATTTGTGGCTGGGGATTGTTCCCACCCACAAAGAAGCATTATTTACAGTACTCTATGTACATTGGATCAACAAATTAAAGAACCAATAGAGTTTTTAGCGTAA
- the LOC107463434 gene encoding GDSL esterase/lipase At1g71250 encodes MVHRSLMVWIAFWTLLLISVSVNNVSTATLSPMPPFSAMFVFGDSLVDNGNNNYLASFAKANYVPYGIDTSWGPTGRFSNGKMLVDLLGELFGHPYLPSFAAAQIQGRNITWGVNYASAAAGILDETGRNLGARITFNQQVQNFQTTVTQLKTTMDDMNLSQYLAKSLAIVNHGSNDYINNYLLSGLYSSSFLYDPKTYADILIQQYKTQIQRLHDLGLRKFLLAGVGPLGCIPNQISKGLFPSGMCVDDVNAMVGIFNDRLRSLVDELNTQYNGSSIFVYGNTYAALTQIIQDPIAYGFVVTGRACCGVGSFQGRISCLPYSIPCRNRDQYVFWDVFHPSEAVNKILAQRAFNGSSSDCYPVNVSQMALLF; translated from the exons ATGGTGCACCGTTCGCTAATGGTATGGATTGCGTTTTGGACTCTACTTTTGATTTCTGTGTCGGTAAACAACGTGTCCACCGCGACACTATCACCGATGCCACCATTTTCGGCTATGTTTGTGTTTGGTGATTCATTAGTGGATAATGGGAACAACAACTACCTGGCCTCTTTTGCAAAGGCCAATTATGTACCTTATGGCATTGATACTTCATGGGGTCCAACTGGGAGATTTTCAAATGGAAAAATGCTTGTAGATCTGCTAG GTGAATTATTTGGCCATCCATATCTACCATCTTTTGCAGCTGCTCAGATACAAGGCAGGAACATTACCTGGGGAGTAAACTATGCTTCAGCTGCAGCCGGGATACTCGATGAGACGGGGAGAAATCTG GGAGCACGCATTACCTTCAACCAGCAGGTGCAGAATTTTCAAACAACCGTAACCCAGCTGAAGACAACAATGGATGACATGAATTTGAGTCAGTATTTGGCGAAGTCATTGGCAATAGTGAATCATGGAAGCAATGACTACATAAACAACTATCTCTTGTCAGGACTATATTCATCAAGCTTCCTCTACGACCCAAAAACATATGCTGATATACTCATACAGCAATACAAAACTCAGATTCAG CGTCTGCATGATTTGGGGCTGAGAAAGTTCTTGCTGGCAGGTGTTGGACCACTCGGTTGCATACCGAATCAAATATCCAAAGGCCTTTTCCCATCAGGAATGTGCGTGGATGATGTCAACGCAATGGTTGGAATTTTTAATGATAGATTGAGATCCTTGGTTGATGAACTGAACACACAATACAATGGTTCATCAATTTTTGTTTACGGCAACACTTATGCAGCTCTCACGCAGATTATACAAGACCCAATTGCTTATG GTTTTGTTGTGACTGGTAGAGCATGCTGTGGAGTTGGAAGTTTTCAAGGACGGATAAGTTGCTTACCCTATTCCATTCCATGCAGAAACAGAGACCAGTATGTGTTTTGGGATGTCTTTCATCCTTCAGAAGCTGTGAACAAAATTCTTGCTCAAAGAGCATTCAATGGATCATCCTCTGATTGCTACCCAGTTAATGTGTCTCAGATGGCACTATTATTCTAG
- the LOC107463347 gene encoding pentatricopeptide repeat-containing protein At4g21065-like codes for MNNVYKLHANLIKTGNHSNPVSLRSFVLHCARSPLPEAPRYAATLLLSHPTITVPGDPFLFNTLIKTTPSSFSISLFSFMHRTPHHPFDHFTFPLVLTALKSHLDPHHLHSLIIKLGFYSSLYVHNALIGAYGFRGSIQFAVKVFDEMPHRDLVSWSSMISCLARNGMPAEALGVFRQMQVQECGLKLDEVVMLSVVSAVSSLGALELGIWVHGFILRSGIDVGVLLGTALVDMYSRCGSIDRAVKVFDDMPHRNVVTWTTLISGFAVHGRSREALEAFHRMRESGLKPDRIAFTGALVACSHGGLVEEGWQVYESMRSEYQMEPMLEHYGCMVDLLGRAGLLDEAFKFVEEMPIQPNSVIWRTLLGACVNHNYLALAEKAKERITELEPHHDGDYVLLSNAYGGVGKWVEKAGLRNLMRENRIAKEPGCSWLHVDQTVHEFVSGDNSHPQWEEISKFLDSVIDTVKVGGYTQNTSNVLHDIQEEEKEHSLGYHSEKLAVAYLLLYHRDRRIIRVIKNLRICYDCHSFMKHVSGIFDKDIIIRDRNRFHHFNKGSCSCRDFW; via the coding sequence ATGAACAATGTATACAAGCTGCACGCCAACCTCATCAAAACGGGGAACCATTCCAACCCTGTTTCCCTCCGAAGCTTCGTCCTCCACTGCGCCCGATCGCCACTACCCGAAGCTCCACGCTATGCAGCCACCCTCCTCCTCAGCCACCCCACCATCACCGTCCCCGGCGACCCCTTCCTCTTCAACACCCTCATCAAAACCACCCCTTCTTCCTTCTCCATCTCCCTATTCTCCTTCATGCACCGAACCCCCCACCACCCTTTTGATCACTTCACCTTCCCCCTTGTCCTCACCGCCTTGAAAAGCCATCTTGACCCTCACCATCTCCACTCACTCATTATCAAGCTTGGATTCTACTCCAGTCTCTACGTTCACAATGCACTTATTGGTGCTTATGGTTTTCGTGGGTCCATTCAGTTTGCAGTtaaggtgtttgatgaaatgccccATAGGGACTTGGTTTCTTGGTCCTCCATGATTTCTTGCTTGGCAAGGAACGGGATGCCTGCTGAAGCTCTTGGGGTTTTCCGGCAAATGCAGGTCCAGGAGTGTGGATTGAAACTCGATGAGGTTGTTATGTTGAGTGTGGTGTCTGCGGTTTCGAGCTTGGGAGCATTGGAATTGGGTATATGGGTTCATGGTTTTATTTTAAGGAGTGGGATTGATGTTGGGGTTCTGTTGGGCACTGCGCTTGTTGATATGTACTCGAGGTGTGGGTCGATTGACAGGGCAGTGAAGGTGTTCGATGACATGCCACATAGGAATGTTGTTACTTGGACAACATTGATCAGTGGGTTTGCAGTTCATGGCAGAAGTAGGGAGGCCTTGGAGGCATTTCACAGGATGAGGGAGTCTGGTTTGAAGCCTGATCGCATTGCTTTTACTGGTGCATTGGTGGCTTGTAGCCATGGTGGTCTTGTGGAGGAGGGTTGGCAGGTATATGAATCCATGAGAAGCGAGTACCAGATGGAACCGATGCTGGAGCATTATGGTTGTATGGTTGATCTCCTTGGTCGAGCAGGATTGCTTGATGAGGCTTTTAAGTTTGTGGAGGAAATGCCAATCCAGCCAAACTCTGTTATTTGGAGGACCCTGCTTGGGGCTTGTGTGAATCATAACTATCTTGCATTGGCTGAGAAAGCCAAGGAGCGGATCACTGAGCTGGAACCCCATCATGATGGTGATTATGTGCTTCTGTCGAACGCCTATGGAGGAGTTGGTAAATGGGTTGAGAAGGCCGGGCTGAGGAATTTGATGAGGGAGAACAGGATTGCAAAGGAGCCTGGCTGTAGTTGGCTCCATGTTGATCAAACAGTTCATGAGTTTGTATCGGGAGATAATTCTCATCCACAATGGGAAGAGATTTCAAAGTTTCTAGATTCAGTTATAGACACTGTGAAAGTTGGAGGTTACACCCAAAATACCTCCAATGTGCTGCATGACATCcaagaggaggagaaagaacaTTCTCTGGGTTATCATAGTGAGAAACTGGCAGTAGCTTATCTGCTTCTTTATCATAGGGATAGAAGGATCATCAGGGTTATCAAGAATCTTAGGATTTGTTATGACTGTCatagtttcatgaagcatgtttcAGGTATCTTTGACAAAGATATCATTATTAGGGACCGAAATCGGTTCCATCATTTCAATAAGGGATCATGTTCTTGTCGGGATTTTTGGTAA
- the LOC107463429 gene encoding protein FRIGIDA, with translation MASPLTVKEEQHKHLQHNSPTATTTAITIKCEPQDLPNNPSLTPPPETERAAETIAKSVNDLNSFSVAIQAFKARYDELQNHLNFIDKALDARSKELESLPSSNGVVPSEPTQAETLEGTEDEVLSLCQTMCSRGLRRYVISHISEPNLLREKVPAAIRNAPKPAKIVLECIGRFFLQGSKAYMKKDSNMVRAREASVLVLEYYLLSGCVGSESNVVENSVKEEANNGAVAWRKRLIVEGGVAKASEADAKGLILFIACFGIPAVFRNEDLSNLLRLSNAREISHLLRQSQTLLKRVSEIADGIMKKGSVVEAVDLAYTFGFEEKYSPQTALTSFLQKSEEAWKKTKNGSHDIPRLLKEANVKYLAALKSVVSCLEGHKIGLNEFLPGWELKDKISNLEKDISEIKKRIEGKAVAPKRKVDKSNPSKKVKPPEAKRPKFAPKDPSIASPSVAALQEHRIARHLDANSSYDVPLTAHLLDGRSYGYSNNYPATSSLQLGSVSGSLPESYLGGAVASGVNMVGGAIASSAMSAGITATTSSYSGYQGDARLDNVGNNHLYRWRGVGEGVSSDDWSLVQRYAGQPTSAQASADGFAGMPDYRSVAAASRGGGSDLYSFADAVFEL, from the exons ATGGCGTCCCCTTTAACCGTTAAGGAAGAACAACATAAACATCTTCAACACAATTCCCCGACAGCAACAACAACCGCAATAACCATCAAATGCGAGCCACAAGACCTCCCTAACAACCCTTCCCTTACTCCGCCGCCGGAAACTGAACGCGCCGCCGAAACAATAGCGAAATCGGTGAACGACCTCAACAGCTTCTCCGTCGCGATACAAGCGTTCAAGGCAAGGTACGATGAGCTCCAGAACCACCTCAACTTCATCGACAAAGCCCTCGACGCTAGGTCGAAGGAGCTCGAATCCCTACCGTCTTCAAACGGCGTCGTTCCGTCGGAGCCGACGCAGGCCGAAACCCTAGAAGGCACCGAGGACGAGGTTCTATCACTATGCCAAACAATGTGCAGCCGCGGGTTGCGGAGGTACGTGATTTCGCACATCTCTGAACCCAATTTGCTCCGGGAGAAGGTTCCGGCGGCAATCCGGAACGCTCCGAAGCCTGCGAAGATCGTGCTCGAGTGCATAGGGAGGTTCTTCCTTCAGGGAAGCAAGGCGTATATGAAGAAGGACTCAAACATGGTTCGGGCGAGGGAGGCATCGGTGCTGGTTCTGGAGTATTATCTTCTCTCTGGCTGCGTTGGTAGTGAGAGCAATGTGGTGGAGAATTCGGTGAAGGAAGAGGCGAACAATGGCGCGGTTGCGTGGAGGAAGAGGTTGATTGTGGAAGGTGGTGTGGCGAAGGCTTCTGAGGCTGATGCAAAGggtttgattctttttattgCTTGTTTTGGGATTCCGGCTGTTTTCCGAAACGAGGACTTGTCGAATTTGCTGAGGTTGAGCAATGCCAGAGAGATTTCACATTTGCTTCGCCAATCTCAGACCCTTCTTAAGAGGGTTTCAG AAATTGCCGATGGAATAATGAAAAAGGGCTCCGTTGTTGAAGCAGTTGACTTGGCTTATACCTTTGGGTTTGAAGAGAAATATTCTCCTCAGACAGCACTTACATCATTTCTACAGAAATCTGAAGAAGCTTGGAAGAAAACCAAGAATGGGTCACACGATATTCCTAGATTGCTG AAGGAAGCAAATGTAAAATATTTAGCTGCTTTGAAATCTGTAGTTAGCTGTTTGGAAGGTCATAAGATCGGCTTGAATGAATTCCTTCCTGGGTGGGAACTTAAGGATAAGATTAGCAACTTGGAAAAAGATATTAGTGAAATCAAGAAAAGAATTGAAGGGAAGGCCGTAGCGCCCAAGAGAAAAGTGGATAAAAGTAATCCCTCAAAGAAAGTGAAGCCTCCAGAGGCTAAACGACCAAAGTTTGCTCCAAAGGATCCGTCTATCGCATCACCTTCAGTTGCTGCCTTGCAAGAGCATAGGATTGCTAGGCATCTGGATGCCAACAGCTCATATGATGTTCCACTCACAGCACATTTGCTGGATGGGAGATCCTATGGCTACTCAAACAATTATCCTGCCACATCATCGCTGCAACTTGGATCTGTTTCAGGATCCTTGCCAGAAAGCTACCTTGGTGGAGCAGTGGCGAGCGGAGTTAATATGGTTGGAGGAGCCATAGCTAGCTCTGCTATGTCAGCCGGAATCACTGCCACAACTAGTTCATATTCTGGCTATCAAGGAGATGCGAGATTAGACAATGTTGGGAACAATCATCTTTATAGATGGCGTGGAGTAGGGGAAGGGGTATCTTCTGATGACTGGTCACTGGTGCAGCGTTATGCCGGACAACCTACATCGGCACAAGCAAGTGCAGATGGTTTTGCAGGCATGCCTGATTATCGCTCAGTTGCTGCTGCTAGCCGCGGTGGAGGTTCTGATTTGTATAGCTTTGCCGATGCAGTTTTCGAATTGTAG